One Tetrapisispora phaffii CBS 4417 chromosome 3, complete genome DNA segment encodes these proteins:
- the ISD11 gene encoding Isd11p (similar to Saccharomyces cerevisiae ISD11 (YER048W-A); ancestral locus Anc_7.219): MGAVGPTRIEVLHLYKQLIKNSRLFNDYNFREFFLRRSRESFKANKHLNDSQAIIDCYNRGLEDLSVLKRQSIISQLYTFDKLVVEPLKGSR, encoded by the coding sequence ATGGGTGCTGTTGGTCCCACAAGAATTGAAGTTCTACATCTTTATAAACagttaattaaaaattcgAGACTATTCAATGATTATAACTTTAGAGAGTTTTTCCTAAGAAGGTCAAGAGAATCATTCAAAGCAAATAAACATCTAAATGATTCACAGGCAATTATAGATTGCTATAATAGGGGATTAGAAGATTTGAGTGTTCTAAAGAGACAGTCCATTATTTCacaattatatacttttgATAAGTTAGTGGTGGAACCATTGAAGGGCTCAAGATAG
- the TPHA0C01230 gene encoding uncharacterized protein (similar to Saccharomyces cerevisiae GVP36 (YIL041W); ancestral locus Anc_7.221) → MSFNDFASSLTQKFQELSTVVSERTQDLGTSIPSIASSTQRLVQEKLGNVTDISQLPQEYLELEKEIDTIKLVYEHFLKITSIYDNESYDYPKYVSDSVNDYSKLFQSKIEDLSRATSAEEAQNILVTPGPITEPRTLNYALSKVALTSSESLNQLQDPNVSAVASTLLKFSDMQTKIAQQRLQQDTLIQTKVNKVIKEKLSSLIEKATKSRRDVQYKRLQYDVARSKLAQAKPEKEAALRVEMESLEEQFAQATESATVTMQDVISQSKFLDTLKNLVEAQLSYFENSANLLKELLPEFESSSA, encoded by the coding sequence ATGTCATTTAACGATTTTGCTAGTTCTTTAACacaaaaatttcaagagCTGTCCACTGTTGTCTCTGAAAGGACTCAGGATTTGGGCACTTCTATTCCATCCATTGCTTCTTCAACTCAACGTTTAGTCCAAGAGAAATTAGGTAATGTTACTGATATTTCTCAATTACCACAAGAATATTTAGAGttggaaaaagaaattgatacCATCAAATTAGTCTATGAGCATTTCTTAAAGATTACTTCCATCTACGATAATGAATCCTATGATTATCCAAAGTACGTTAGCGACTCAGTTAATGATTATTCCAAATTATTTCAgtcaaaaattgaagatcTATCTCGTGCTACAAGTGCAGAAGAAGCTCAAAATATCTTGGTTACCCCAGGTCCAATCACTGAACCAAGAACTTTGAACTATGCCTTAAGTAAAGTTGCTTTGACGTCAAGTGAAAgtttaaatcaattacaaGACCCTAATGTATCTGCTGTTGCCTCCACTTTGTTGAAATTTAGTGACATGCAAACAAAGATCGCTCAACAAAGATTACAACAAGATACTTTAATTCAAACTAAAGTCAATAAAGTCATCAAGGAAAAATTAAGTTCTTTAATCGAAAAGGCGACCAAATCCCGTAGAGATGTTCAATACAAGAGATTACAATACGATGTTGCTAGATCAAAGTTAGCTCAAGCTAAACCAGAAAAAGAAGCCGCTCTAAGAGTCGAAATGGAATCCTTAGAAGAGCAATTTGCTCAAGCTACTGAAAGTGCCACTGTCACTATGCAAGATGTTATCTCTCAatctaaatttttagaTACATTGAAAAACTTAGTCGAAGCTCAATTAAGTTACTTCGAGAATTCTgctaatttattaaaggaATTGCTGCCTGAATTCGAATCATCTTCTGCTTAA
- the TPA1 gene encoding oxidative DNA demethylase (similar to Saccharomyces cerevisiae TPA1 (YER049W); ancestral locus Anc_7.220): MKRKAPSNPVTQTQKQLSLEDDKVKALFNQKIWDPKFQDELKDEIANAKPYNWGTIHDLVDDDLLRAVRKEIETEIHFTKKETDIYKVNQSGDLANLSGLDWNDLSRLPNMYKLRQILYSEKYRDFFGYVTGAGKLSASKTDMSVNTYTKGCHLLTHDDVIGSRRISFILYLPDPDRKWKSHYGGGLRLFPSIKENIPYTDPCAKLVPQFNQIAFFKVQPGFSFHDVEEVRVDKHRLSIQGWYHIPQKGEDGYIPGEEEAWIDQNISTLAQLESRTLQDFEFPNAEREILPFHQTKHYERLLTGEEDNNKDCKFLSEALKLTEREIQYLSQYISPEHLTAEGITKLQKSFEDNSSLQIESFLNDPKSDLLKKLIKHDELNKECPMEAKDVKAPWKTATPSHKWRYLYMDGKSHEYFATEEDMLENLNNEEPSNFKWLKETLINAKTSNNDNELEIALVDLAQFLKSLIFKKYIATLTLLCPLAEKVIIRRFRPGKDFTLATKCNLSEVLKGVEGFVDAVLEATLCLTPSNGWTSGEVGGYELYMADETIDEEEKDDTQYERDVEDATVYRRDDAGDSVLINKPASWNSLNLVLRDESVMEFVKYISWGAESSRWDVRIQWDVKSMESDV, from the coding sequence ATGAAGAGAAAAGCTCCAAGTAATCCAGTTACCCAAACCCAAAAACAATTATCTTTAGAAGATGACAAAGTGAAAGCTTTGTTCAACCAAAAAATTTGGGATCCAAAGTTCCAAGATGAGttaaaagatgaaattgCTAATGCTAAACCATACAATTGGGGTACTATTCATGATTTAGTcgatgatgatttattacGTGCAGTTCgtaaagaaattgaaactgAAATTCATTTCACTAAGAAAGAAACTGATATTTACAAAGTCAATCAAAGTGGTGATTTAGCTAACTTATCTGGTTTAGACTGGAATGATTTATCACGTTTACCAAACATGTACAAGTTACGccaaattttatattctgaAAAATACAGAGACTTCTTTGGTTACGTTACAGGTGCCGGTAAGTTGTCAGCTTCTAAAACTGATATGAGTGTTAACACTTATACTAAAGGTTGCCATTTATTGACCCATGATGACGTTATTGGTTCTAGAAGAATTAGTTTCATCTTATATTTACCAGACCCAGACAGAAAATGGAAATCTCACTACGGTGGTGGATTAAGATTATTCCCAAgtattaaagaaaatatccCTTACACAGATCCATGTGCAAAGTTGGTTCCACAATTCAACCAAATTGCTTTCTTCAAAGTTCAACCAGGTTTCTCCTTCCATGATGTTGAAGAAGTACGAGTCGATAAGCATAGATTATCCATTCAAGGTTGGTATCATATTCCACAAAAGGGTGAAGATGGATACATTCCAGGTGAAGAAGAAGCTTGGATTGATCAAAACATCTCCACTTTAGCTCAATTGGAATCAAGAACTTTACaagattttgaatttcCAAATGCTGAGAGAGAAATCTTACCATTCCATCAAACAAAGCATTACGAAAGATTATTAACAGGtgaagaagataataacaaagattgtaaatttttaagTGAAGCTTTAAAATTAACTGAAAGGGAAATTCAATACTTATCTCAGTACATCTCTCCAGAACATCTTACTGCTGAAGGTATCActaaattacaaaaaagTTTTGAAGACAACTCTTCATTACAAATTGAATCTTTCTTAAATGATCCAAAATCTGAtttgttgaaaaaattgatcaaGCATGATGAATTGAACAAAGAATGTCCAATGGAAGCTAAGGATGTCAAGGCCCCATGGAAAACTGCTACTCCATCCCATAAATGGAGATACTTATATATGGATGGCAAATCTCATGAATATTTTGCTACTGAAGAAGATATGTTAGAAAATCTAAACAATGAAGAAccatcaaattttaaatggtTGAAAGAAACCCTAATCAATGCTAAGACTTCTAATAACGATAACGAATTGGAAATTGCATTAGTTGATTTAGctcaatttttaaagagTTTGatttttaagaaatatattGCTACTTTAACTCTACTATGTCCACTTGCTGAgaaagttattattagaagattCAGGCCAGGTAAGGATTTCACATTAGCCACTAAGTGTAACTTAAGTGAAGTCTTAAAGGGCGTTGAAGGTTTTGTTGATGCAGTCTTGGAAGCTACTCTGTGTTTGACTCCATCTAATGGATGGACTTCTGGTGAAGTCGGTGGTTATGAACTATATATGGCTGATGAAActattgatgaagaagagaaaGATGACACACAATACGAAAGAGATGTTGAAGACGCAACTGTTTACCGTAGAGATGATGCTGGTGATTCTGTTCTAATCAACAAACCTGCTTCCTGGAATTCTTTGAACTTAGTGTTAAGGGATGAAAGTGTTATGGAATTCGTTAAGTATATCAGTTGGGGTGCTGAATCAAGTAGATGGGATGTTAGAATCCAATGGGATGTCAAGTCAATGGAATCTGACGTATAG
- the CAJ1 gene encoding Caj1p (similar to Saccharomyces cerevisiae CAJ1 (YER048C); ancestral locus Anc_7.217), translating to MVKDTEYYDVLGVTPEATPTDIKKAYRKKAMQTHPDKHPDDPEAQSKFQAVGEAYQVLSDPGLRSKYDQFGKDDAVPNAGFEDAQEFFSTIFGGDGFKDWIGEFSLFKELNEVAGDYDENGNPIAPKTEEESAAGGTAADGTVANHDRKKKMSKEQREKLFEMEKKRREEVAKQVDELSQKLTVKIDDYLLAVKENHVDEFTSKLDQEIEELKLESFGMELLHVLAKVYKTKANNYIMSKKTYGFSKLFTGTLDNARTVKDTYNLLSTGLEAQKAMNQMSEVNAEELDEYERAKFENMMAGKALGVMWAMSKFELERKLKEVCNKILSNKSVPSKERLLKAKALIFIANKFESAKRSPEEAEEARVFEEMILGEQKKKQK from the coding sequence ATGGTGAAAGATACTGAATATTATGATGTCTTAGGGGTCACTCCTGAAGCCACACCAactgatattaaaaagGCTTATCGTAAAAAAGCGATGCAAACTCATCCAGATAAACACCCAGATGATCCAGAGGCGCAATCCAAGTTTCAAGCTGTTGGTGAAGCCTATCAAGTTTTAAGTGATCCTGGCTTACGTTCTAAGTATGATCAATTCGGTAAAGATGATGCTGTTCCAAATGCTGGTTTTGAAGATGCACAAGAGTTCTTCTCTACTATCTTCGGTGGTGATGGTTTTAAAGATTGGATAGGTGAGTTTTCTTTgtttaaagaattgaacGAAGTTGCTGGAGATTATGATGAAAATGGAAACCCAATAGCACCTaaaacagaagaagaatcGGCAGCTGGGGGAACGGCAGCTGATGGTACTGTTGCAAACCATGACcgaaagaagaaaatgtcAAAAGAACAAAGGGAAAAATTGTTTGAAATGGAAAAGAAGAGACGTGAAGAAGTAGCTAAGCAAGTCGATGAATTATCGCAAAAATTAACTGTTAAGATCGACGATTATCTATTGGCCGTGAAGGAAAATCATGTTGATGAGTTCACAAGTAAACTAGAccaagaaattgaagaattgaaacTAGAAAGTTTTGGTATGGAATTGTTGCATGTATTAGCAAAGGTCTACAAGACAAAGGCAAACAACTACATTATGTCGAAGAAGACTTATggtttttcaaaattatttactgGCACTCTGGACAACGCAAGAACAGTTAAAGACACTTACAATTTACTATCTACCGGTTTAGAGGCTCAAAAAGCAATGAACCAAATGAGTGAAGTTAACGCCGAAGAATTAGATGAATATGAACGTGctaaatttgaaaacatGATGGCAGGTAAAGCCCTTGGTGTCATGTGGGCTATGTCCAAATTCGAATtagaaagaaaattaaaagaagtaTGTAACAAAATCCTGAGTAACAAATCCGTTCCATCAAAGGAACGTCTATTGAAGGCAAAAGCATTAATCTTCATTGCTAACAAATTTGAAAGTGCTAAGAGATCACCGGAAGAAGCCGAAGAAGCAAGAGTATTCGAAGAAATGATTCTTGgagaacaaaaaaagaagcaaaaataa
- the NOT3 gene encoding CCR4-NOT core subunit NOT3 (similar to Saccharomyces cerevisiae NOT3 (YIL038C); ancestral locus Anc_7.214) produces the protein MAHRKLQQEVDKIFKKINEGLEIFDTYYERRENCTNNPSQKEKLESDLKREVKKLQRLREQIKSWQSSPDIKDKDSLLDYRRSVEIAMEKYKAVEKASKEKAYSNNSLKKSDNLDPEELERREVSDYLSQQIDELERQHEILQTEVDKLLLLQKKKKTATTPNAEKKEALKAFQNRYRWHQQQMELALRLLANEELDPQDVIDIKDDINYFVESNQDPDFLEDESIYDNLNLQSNEAIAHEVAQSFAAQRADERDTEEDSFSKDAGGISKKDQRKLEREARKAAREAAKEPSTSTQSGEESEQSSSVRNGNDNVVTIERVPSNAKSNSTSPSPSLDNFNSPELSPANITAPSTAKSSGTPKLPYLKTTPLAATKPNTPASDGQRHQHIQIHNGVTTTTTLKPATIPIRPAGELKWAAAASQAMEKTKKPSLPSLSPVPTTPTQATSKLGQTLKPNSSTPVLSNNIFNQPVKKTGMVSSLINTSDTAINQLSEPSDDVVVDNSDLKQLDNQNQSTLSKNGYFIYDDYVSDVSDDEISVDKQFKLPSTQTLIERENKINEIKTKYAQHYELITLPNGIQQYILGRILHDNNLNVLNGKLGGYRKSLDTISIPRLDSVPIGVNPPTPLDAFKSTHQWDMVRTSLSGSLSSEGSVLLMDSILEKFRNLDSFTLFYNFYFSVTSMERDIAAKILVERNWIQLSNGVMWFLRQGNIKFANENSEVADYKIFKADDWTVVEKLNFKLDYDSIMDPVPKTVLNESVNSENNNDADSLSHGKQLLQQLNRGKIAT, from the coding sequence ATGGCTCATAGGAAGTTGCAACAGGAGGTagataaaattttcaagaaGATCAATGAAGGtcttgaaatttttgaCACTTATTATGAAAGACGAGAGAATTGTACAAATAATCCATCgcagaaagaaaaattagaatcTGATCTTAAAAGAGAAGTCAAGAAGTTACAGAGGCTAAGAGAACAAATAAAGTCATGGCAAAGTTCTCCAGATATAAAGGATAAAGATTCTCTTCTTGATTACAGAAGATCGGTAGAAATAGCGATGGAAAAATATAAGGCTGTGGAGAAAGCTTCGAAAGAGAAGGCATATTCGAACAATagtttaaaaaaatcagaTAATCTGGATCCAGAAGAATTAGAACGAAGGGAGGTCTCCGATTATCTGTCGCAACAAATTGATGAGTTAGAAAGACAACATGAAATTTTACAGACGGAAGTAGACaaacttcttcttcttcagaaaaagaagaagacaGCAACCACCCCTAATGCTGAAAAGAAAGAGGCACTAAAAGCATTTCAGAATAGATACAGGTGGCATCAACAACAAATGGAATTAGCTCTTCGACTGCTTGCtaatgaagaattagaCCCACAGGATGTCATTGATATAAAGGATgatatcaattattttgttgaaTCGAATCAAGATCCAGACTTTTTGGAAGACGAATCTATATATGATAATCTAAACCTACAATCAAATGAAGCCATAGCACATGAAGTTGCTCAATCTTTTGCTGCACAAAGAGCGGATGAACGAGATACTGAGGAGGATTCATTCAGTAAGGATGCGGGGGGCATTTCAAAGAAAGATCAAAGAAAGTTAGAAAGAGAGGCAAGAAAGGCTGCAAGAGAGGCTGCAAAAGAGCCATCTACAAGCACCCAAAGTGGAGAGGAATCGGAACAAAGTTCAAGTGTACGAAATGGAAATGATAATGTAGTAACGATAGAACGTGTTCCATCCAATGCAAAGAGTAATTCTACATCTCCTTCACCCTCATTAGATAATTTTAACTCGCCGGAGCTTTCGCCTGCTAATATAACTGCACCAAGTACAGCTAAAAGCTCAGGTACTCCTAAGTTACCATATTTAAAAACCACTCCATTGGCTGCCACAAAACCAAATACTCCAGCGTCTGACGGTCAAAGGCACCAACATATTCAAATACATAATGGCGTAACCACAACAACCACACTCAAACCTGCAACTATTCCAATTAGACCAGCAGGTGAATTAAAATGGGCAGCTGCGGCATCTCAAGCAATGGAAAAGACCAAGAAACCATCATTACCATCATTATCTCCAGTTCCTACCACACCAACTCAAGCAACTTCAAAATTGGGACAAACACTAAAACCTAACTCATCGACACCTGTATTATCgaataacatttttaatcAACCGGTGAAGAAGACTGGAATGGTTTCATCTCTCATCAACACTTCAGATACAGCTATTAATCAGTTAAGTGAACCAAGTGATGATGTAGTAGTTGATAATTCAGATCTAAAACAACTGGACAATCAGAATCAATCAACGTTAAGTAAGAATGGATATTTCATCTATGATGACTACGTCTCTGATGTCTctgatgatgaaatatCAGTAGACAAACAATTTAAACTGCCATCTACACAAACTTTGATAGAGAGAGagaacaaaataaatgaaattaaaacaaaatacGCTCAACATTACGAGCTTATAACTCTTCCAAATGGTATCCAACAGTATATTTTAGGAAGAATATTACATGATAATAATCttaatgttttaaatgGAAAATTGGGTGGTTATCGAAAATCATTAGACACCATTTCTATTCCAAGATTAGATTCGGTACCTATTGGCGTCAATCCTCCAACTCCATTGGATGCATTTAAGAGTACCCATCAGTGGGATATGGTACGTACTTCATTAAGCGGAAGTCTCTCATCTGAGGGGTCAGTTTTATTAATGGATTCAATTTTAGAGAAGTTTAGGAATTTGGATAGTTTTACACTTttctataatttttatttttcgGTTACTTCAATGGAAAGGGATATTGCTGCTAAGATTCTAGTTGAAAGAAATTGGATACAATTAAGTAATGGAGTTATGTGGTTTCTAAGACAAggtaatattaaatttgcaAATGAGAATAGCGAAGTAGCTGattacaaaatttttaaagcaGATGACTGGACCGTTGTTGAAAAGTTAAACTTTAAATTAGATTACGACTCTATAATGGACCCTGTTCCTAAAACAGTATTGAATGAAAGCGTAAACTCCgaaaataataacgatGCCGATAGTTTAAGTCACGGCAAGCAACTACTACAACAATTAAATCGCGGCAAAATCGCCACATAa
- the TPHA0C01270 gene encoding uncharacterized protein (similar to Saccharomyces cerevisiae YIL039W; ancestral locus Anc_7.216): MVSAWFKYFTYLVTISAVLTNVYLYTFPSFHVKNCTWKCFDQEDDEPAFEEMSIMERMIYKINQYKDDVQEQVYSTKNYTSAEGEHQVRMLAFGDPQIRGIWKKSSYLAMLDVYANDCYLGHIYSMMKERLSPTHVATLGDLFSSQWISDSEFYNRTTRYVTRLYNRDTTNLVRLKKESEDEKGQYRVDWQSWGDDYNKRRLSDPPAFDYGYSDVYSWDPEHEDFLFINVTGNHDIGYSGDVTYQHMSRFSHLFGKDNYWVEYDAGTDHAWRLVVLNSLLLDGPALQPEFVEGTWAFLRALENRNFTGSTVLLTHVPFYKEAGLCADGPMFSYYPDVYEREPYKVNLLRAQNHLSKNTTDKVLSSIFNNDRPGIILTGHDHVGCETVFNRQEETKTWNCTTDMVNSGYNIREVTVRSMMGEFGGNTGVFTGHFNKTSNNWEWNFTLCPFALQQVWWLAKTTIGLSLLLWPIYILF; encoded by the coding sequence ATGGTGTCTGCTTGGTTTAAGTATTTCACTTATCTAGTAACTATCTCAGCCGTATTGACTAATGTATATCTGTACACTTTCCCTTCTTTCCATGTGAAAAATTGTACGTGGAAATGTTTTGATCAGGAAGATGATGAGCCTGCGTTTGAGGAGATGTCGATTATGGAGAGGATGAtctataaaataaatcaatataaaGACGATGTTCAAGAACAAGTGTATTCTACGAAAAACTATACCAGTGCTGAGGGTGAACACCAGGTTCGTATGCTTGCGTTTGGTGATCCGCAAATCAGAGGTATTTGGAAGAAATCTAGTTATCTTGCAATGTTAGATGTGTATGCTAATGATTGTTACTTGGGACATATCTATTCCATGATGAAAGAGAGACTAAGTCCAACACACGTTGCCACTCTTGGTGATCTGTTTTCATCACAATGGATCAGTGATTCTGAGTTTTACAATAGAACCACTCGGTATGTAACAAGACTGTACAACAGAGACACAACAAACTTAGTTAGACTGAAGAAAGAATCCGAAGATGAAAAGGGTCAATACAGAGTCGATTGGCAATCTTGGGGTGATGACTACAACAAGAGAAGACTTTCTGATCCACCTGCATTTGATTATGGTTATAGTGATGTATATTCGTGGGATCCTGAGCATGAGGATttcttatttattaatgttaCAGGTAACCATGACATTGGTTATTCTGGCGATGTAACATACCAACACATGTCAAGATTCAGTCATTTGTTTGGTAAGGATAATTATTGGGTCGAATATGACGCCGGCACGGACCACGCTTGGAGACTAGTCGTTTTGAATTCTTTACTTCTAGATGGACCAGCTCTTCAGCCAGAATTCGTTGAAGGAACTTGGGCATTTTTGAGAGCATTAGAAAATAGAAATTTCACAGGTAGTACTGTTTTACTTACTCATGTTCCGTTTTATAAAGAAGCTGGTCTATGTGCAGATGGCCCGATGTTTAGTTATTATCCTGACGTATATGAACGTGAGCCATATAAGGTGAATCTATTAAGAGCACAAAACCATTTAAGTAAAAATACCACCGATAAAGTTTTAAGTTCtatctttaataatgatagaCCAGGCATAATTTTAACAGGTCATGATCACGTTGGTTGTGAAACGGTTTTCAATAGACAAGAAGAAACCAAGACATGGAATTGCACCACAGACATGGTCAATTCAGGTTACAATATTAGAGAAGTGACCGTCCGTTCAATGATGGGTGAGTTTGGTGGTAACACAGGAGTTTTCACAGGCCACTTCAACAAGACATCTAATAACTGGGAATGGAACTTCACTCTTTGCCCATTCGCTTTGCAACAGGTATGGTGGCTGGCAAAAACCACCATAGGATTATCATTGCTATTATGGCCAATCTACATATTGTTTtag
- the SAP1 gene encoding putative AAA family ATPase SAP1 (similar to Saccharomyces cerevisiae SAP1 (YER047C); ancestral locus Anc_7.215) yields the protein MDGSNYNSILSKWSRNRKKPQPLTDLTSLYSKVANESIYYLKLEEHNDLQKALQGWKALNTDVLYQLTIIDHTYPNTQNYTKDELSLKSGVRELYHKASSHLERVQNKVNEMNKDKRSSFDARASTSQGTQTHADRSNSIKSSHSLSPASSLVKKPYVLSAPNLHNHSNNMARTLRNGKEKYHKNPIQHTSYKISAPILPRSSSPSNGNVKISKPLELQNQLYSNISNNSISSADNENEINQPILSRTNRIQSGSEKVLIDLTSESSEEENTTTDDSQNDTSFEIESYYDSYLSFEKRDIERLKTLEQLSSTEESLSKLSLNSTPLIPSNTFKQEKPLRKPLDKPKLTTTTGQVKKTIKKSNMVKEKVNKSTSVLPDKPKKITNSKLPVSTSVDSLPNKQLSVTKIKDLNKPVTSTRQKLVGKINVASARPSIPSVKSQNSPLLSSQSIAKDRSNSVDIKTVKSRSKAPRTKRLKSPINKMPKGSNTQTTSDLSKKNSSKVASPPSNIVKKNIKKNVSNESLHITEEIPDEVELTKEKLEDDIIDSLQGVDKGAAKQIFSEIVVKGDEVHWQDVIGLEAAKASLKEAVVYPFLRPDLFRGLREPVRGMLLFGPPGTGKTMIARAVATESNSTFFSISASSLTSKYLGESEKLVRALFAVAKKLAPSIIFIDEIDSIMGSRDGDGENESSRRIKNEFLVQWSSLSSAAANRDSQSDDERVLLLAATNLPWSIDEAARRRFVRRQYIPLPEDETRKAHLKKLLSHQRFEMSDEDFDNLVCLTEGFSGSDITSLAKDAAMGPLRELGEKLLDTPRDRIRAITIKDFTASLEYIKPSVSQEGLQRYAEWSTKFGSSGV from the coding sequence ATGGACGGTTCAAATTACAATAGCATACTCTCGAAATGGAGTCGTAATAGAAAGAAACCACAACCTTTAACTGATCTGACTTCACTTTATAGCAAAGTTGCAAATGAATCTATATACTACTTAAAGTTAGAAGAACATAACGACCTTCAAAAAGCATTACAAGGATGGAAAGCTCTCAACACGGATGTATTATATCAACTCACAATCATTGACCACACTTACCCAAATACCCAGAATTATACAAAGGATGAACTTAGTTTGAAAAGTGGAGTTAGAGAATTGTATCACAAAGCTTCTTCTCATCTGGAACGTGTTCAGAATAAAGTAAATGAAATGAATAAAGACAAAAGATCCAGTTTTGATGCAAGAGCTTCCACTTCTCAAGGGACACAAACACACGCCGATAGAAGTAATAGTATTAAATCCAGTCATTCACTATCACCAGCATCTTCTCTAGTGAAGAAACCATATGTATTATCTGCACCAAATTTGCATAACCATTCAAACAATATGGCTAGAACTTTAAGAAATGGGAAAGAGAAATATCATAAAAATCCAATACAACACACATCATATAAGATATCGGCTCCTATATTACCACGAAGCTCAAGTCCTTCAAATGGAAAcgttaaaatatcaaaaccATTAGAACTACAAAATCAACTATATTCCAACATCAGTAATAATAGCATATCCAGTGcagataatgaaaatgagaTAAATCAACCTATATTGTCAAGAACTAATAGAATTCAAAGTGGCTCCGAAAAAGTATTGATAGACTTAACATCTGAATCATccgaagaagaaaatactACTACCGACGATAGCCAAAACGATACCAGTTTCGAAATTGAAAGTTATTATGACAGTTATTTAAGCTTTGAAAAAAGAGATATAGAGAGATTGAAGACATTAGAACAGTTATCTAGCACAGAAGAGTCTTTATCAAAGCTGTCCTTAAATTCTACACCATTAATTCCTTCAAATACTTTCAAACAAGAAAAACCACTGCGAAAACCATTAGATAAACCAAAATTAACAACGACGACAGGGCAGGTTAAAAAAACcattaaaaaaagtaaCATGGTTAAAGaaaaagtaaataaatcaacatCTGTTTTACCAGATAAgccaaaaaaaattacGAATTCAAAACTTCCCGTATCTACATCTGTAGACTCACTGCCTAATAAACAGTTATCTgtaacaaaaattaaagatttaaataagCCAGTAACTTCCACACGTCAAAAGTTAGTTGGTAAAATCAATGTTGCATCTGCGCGACCTTCAATTCCTAGCGTGAAATCTCAAAATTCACCACTACTGTCATCTCAATCAATAGCAAAAGATAGATCTAATAGTGTTGATATCAAAACTGTTAAATCACGATCCAAGGCACCTAGAACAAAACGACTTAAATCTCCTATTAATAAAATGCCAAAAGGTTCCAATACTCAAACGACCAGTGACTTAAGTAAgaaaaattcatcaaaagTTGCCTCACCACCATCAAATATTGTGAAGAAGAACATCAAAAAGAATGTTTCAAATGAAAGTTTACATATTACCGAAGAAATTCCGGATGAAGTGGAGCTCACTAAGgaaaaattagaagatgaTATAATTGACTCGTTACAAGGCGTTGATAAAGGTGCTGCGAAACAAATATTCTCTGAAATTGTTGTCAAGGGAGACGAAGTTCATTGGCAAGATGTTATAGGGCTTGAGGCCGCGAAAGCTTCGTTGAAGGAAGCAGTAGTTTATCCATTTTTACGCCCAGATTTGTTCCGCGGTCTGAGAGAACCAGTGAGGGGTATGTTATTGTTTGGCCCGCCTGGTACTGGTAAAACAATGATTGCCAGAGCGGTAGCAACTGAATCCAATTCTACTTTTTTCTCTATTAGTGCGTCTAGTTTAACCTCCAAATATCTAGGggaaagtgaaaaattagtTAGAGCATTGTTTGCAGTAGCTAAAAAATTAGCTCcttcaattatatttattgatgaaattgattcaaTCATGGGTAGCAGAGATGGAGATGGTGAAAATGAATCAAGTCGtagaataaaaaatgaattcttAGTCCAATGGTCATCACTTTCTAGCGCAGCTGCCAATAGGGATTCACAATCCGATGATGAGAGAGTTCTACTGCTAGCGGCAACAAATTTGCCATGGAGTATTGATGAAGCTgcaagaagaagatttgTTAGACGTCAATATATTCCGTTACCAGAGGATGAAACACGTAAAGCACATTTGAAGAAACTTTTGTCTCACCAACGGTTTGAGATGTCAGATGaagattttgataatttagtTTGTCTTACGGAAGGTTTCTCAGGCAGTGACATAACATCATTAGCAAAGGATGCTGCTATGGGCCCGCTTAGAGAGTTGGGTGAGAAGTTATTGGATACACCAAGAGATCGAATTAGAGCTATCACAATAAAGGACTTTACTGCTAGtcttgaatatataaaaccATCAGTTTCACAGGAGGGGCTCCAAAGATATGCTGAATGGTCTACTAAGTTTGGCTCTTCCGGTGTGTAA